A genomic region of Mesobacillus jeotgali contains the following coding sequences:
- a CDS encoding Tex family protein yields the protein MDKQDQYVKIIAKEQSLTAKQVQSVISLIDEGNTVPFIARYRKEMTGALDEVQIRDIVERWQYIQNLEQRKEEVIRLIEEQGKLTDELKTNIEKAIKLQEVEDLYRPYKQKRRTKATVAKEKGLEPLAQWMLEFPVNGSLEEKARGFLSEEKGVESIEDAIAGAKDIIAEIVSDDADSRKWIRNETYRSGSIDSSVKNEEQDEKNVYEMYYEYSEPVNKVVPHRILALNRGEKEDLLRVSIKSKTDVIMSYLQRKWVTKNHSITAASVTEAIEDAYKRLIQPSIEREIRNELTEKAEEQAIHIFSENLRKLLLQPPLKGKVVLGVDPAFRTGCKLAAVDETGKVLSIGVIYPHTSGAKNTEAKDKFIKVLKEHDVEMVAIGNGTASRETEQFVSDILREMDKEIYYLIVNEAGASVYSASDLAREEFPNYQVEERSAVSIARRLQDPLAELVKIDPKSVGVGQYQHDVSQKKLSDSLTFVVETAVNQVGVNVNTASSSLLQYVSGLSKTVANNIVKKREEEGKFTSRTQLKKIPRLGAKTYEQAIGFLRVIDGKEPLDRTGIHPESYSEVKQLLDSLGFKTKDLGTPALKDALAKINIDQTADELGIGKLTLKDNVDALVRPERDPRDELPAPLLKKDVLKLEDLKAGMELQGTVRNVVDFGAFVDIGVKQDGLVHISKLSNRFVKHPLDIVSVGDVVTVWVDSVDQKKGRVALTMLKPDQA from the coding sequence ATGGATAAGCAAGATCAATATGTAAAAATCATTGCCAAAGAGCAATCGTTAACAGCTAAACAAGTGCAAAGTGTCATTTCGTTAATTGATGAAGGAAACACTGTACCGTTCATAGCCCGTTACCGAAAGGAAATGACAGGTGCGCTTGATGAAGTGCAAATCCGTGACATCGTTGAAAGATGGCAATACATACAGAACTTAGAGCAGCGTAAAGAGGAAGTCATCAGGCTCATCGAAGAACAGGGAAAGCTGACTGACGAACTGAAGACGAACATTGAAAAAGCAATCAAGCTACAGGAAGTAGAAGACTTATACCGGCCATACAAGCAAAAAAGAAGAACGAAAGCGACTGTTGCAAAAGAAAAGGGACTTGAGCCACTTGCTCAGTGGATGCTGGAGTTCCCTGTAAACGGAAGTCTCGAAGAAAAAGCCCGAGGGTTTTTATCAGAAGAAAAAGGTGTCGAATCTATTGAAGATGCGATTGCTGGAGCGAAAGATATCATCGCTGAAATTGTTTCCGATGACGCAGACAGCCGCAAGTGGATTAGGAATGAAACCTATAGATCTGGCTCCATCGATTCTTCGGTGAAAAATGAAGAGCAGGATGAGAAGAATGTGTATGAGATGTATTATGAGTATTCTGAGCCTGTCAATAAAGTGGTGCCGCACAGAATCCTTGCGCTCAACCGCGGTGAAAAAGAGGATCTCTTAAGAGTCTCTATAAAGTCAAAAACAGATGTCATTATGAGCTATCTGCAGCGTAAATGGGTTACTAAGAATCACTCCATCACAGCTGCTTCAGTAACAGAAGCAATCGAGGATGCATATAAGCGACTGATCCAGCCCTCGATCGAACGTGAGATCAGGAATGAACTGACGGAAAAAGCTGAAGAGCAAGCGATCCATATCTTTTCCGAAAACCTGCGAAAACTTCTCCTCCAACCGCCGTTAAAAGGGAAAGTTGTCCTTGGTGTAGACCCGGCATTCAGAACAGGCTGTAAACTGGCTGCAGTAGATGAAACAGGAAAAGTTTTATCAATTGGTGTGATATATCCACATACCTCCGGAGCGAAAAATACAGAGGCGAAGGATAAATTCATTAAAGTACTGAAAGAGCATGATGTGGAAATGGTCGCAATCGGTAACGGAACTGCTTCCAGGGAAACAGAGCAATTCGTGTCAGATATCCTGAGAGAGATGGATAAAGAGATTTACTATCTCATTGTGAATGAAGCAGGGGCGAGTGTCTATTCCGCATCCGATCTTGCTCGAGAAGAATTCCCTAACTACCAGGTAGAAGAACGAAGTGCAGTATCGATTGCCCGTCGATTGCAAGACCCGCTGGCTGAACTCGTTAAAATCGATCCGAAATCAGTCGGTGTCGGTCAGTATCAGCATGATGTCAGCCAGAAAAAACTATCCGACTCTTTGACGTTCGTTGTTGAGACAGCGGTTAACCAGGTGGGAGTCAATGTTAATACCGCTTCTTCTTCTTTATTGCAGTACGTATCTGGCCTTTCTAAAACAGTAGCTAATAATATAGTAAAGAAGCGTGAAGAAGAAGGGAAGTTTACGAGCCGGACGCAGCTGAAAAAAATTCCACGTCTAGGGGCCAAGACATATGAACAGGCAATCGGATTCCTGCGAGTCATTGATGGGAAGGAACCTCTTGACCGGACCGGCATCCACCCGGAAAGTTACAGTGAGGTAAAGCAGCTGCTTGATAGCCTGGGATTCAAAACAAAGGATTTAGGAACACCGGCATTGAAGGACGCGCTCGCGAAAATCAACATCGACCAAACTGCAGATGAATTAGGAATCGGTAAACTTACACTGAAAGATAACGTTGATGCACTCGTAAGGCCTGAACGCGACCCGCGGGACGAGCTTCCAGCACCACTTTTAAAAAAGGATGTATTGAAGCTCGAGGACCTTAAGGCGGGGATGGAACTTCAAGGTACAGTACGGAATGTGGTTGACTTCGGTGCATTCGTTGATATTGGTGTAAAACAGGACGGACTTGTCCATATCTCAAAACTAAGCAATCGTTTTGTAAAACACCCGCTGGATAT